A genomic window from Pirellulales bacterium includes:
- a CDS encoding carboxypeptidase-like regulatory domain-containing protein: protein MLTRVQTTTLVSSCVLLALGCSAQKGPATAKVSGVVTYQGQPVDGATVVFAPPAGGRPGTATTDAQGRYELSSYGEKDGAVPGDYKVTVQKTKTEGAEPNLTYEQMNEMQSRGEDIPGPVSINLLPEKYLSAATTDLNATVKPGTQNDIPLELKD from the coding sequence ATGCTTACTCGGGTTCAGACGACGACGCTCGTTTCGTCGTGCGTGTTGCTGGCGTTGGGTTGTTCCGCACAGAAAGGTCCGGCCACGGCCAAAGTGTCGGGCGTCGTGACCTACCAGGGCCAGCCGGTGGACGGGGCCACCGTGGTCTTTGCACCACCGGCGGGCGGACGTCCCGGCACCGCCACCACCGACGCCCAAGGCCGCTACGAACTTTCGTCGTATGGCGAAAAGGACGGCGCGGTGCCCGGCGACTACAAGGTCACGGTGCAAAAGACCAAAACCGAGGGAGCAGAGCCGAATTTGACTTACGAACAGATGAACGAAATGCAATCGAGAGGCGAGGACATTCCCGGTCCGGTCAGCATCAACCTGCTGCCCGAAAAGTACCTCTCGGCGGCCACCACCGACCTGAACGCCACGGTCAAGCCCGGCACGCAGAACGACATCCCGCTGGAATTGAAGGACTAA
- a CDS encoding carboxypeptidase-like regulatory domain-containing protein encodes MRASFFRAVAIVSLGSLLTLGCSSQKGPATAKVSGVVTYKGAPVEGATVVFAPPGGGRPGTAVTDAQGHYELSTFGDKDGAIPGDYKVTVQKTKTEGSIPDLSQEEMNDRQMRGETIPGPITVNLLPEKYISPTTTDLNATVKLGTKNEIPLELKD; translated from the coding sequence ATGCGTGCTTCATTTTTTCGCGCCGTTGCCATCGTTTCGTTGGGATCCCTGCTGACATTGGGTTGTTCCAGTCAGAAAGGCCCGGCCACGGCCAAGGTGTCGGGCGTCGTGACCTACAAGGGAGCGCCGGTCGAGGGCGCCACGGTTGTTTTCGCGCCCCCGGGGGGCGGACGCCCAGGAACCGCCGTCACCGACGCCCAGGGCCACTATGAACTTTCGACGTTTGGCGACAAGGACGGCGCCATTCCGGGCGACTATAAGGTCACGGTGCAGAAGACCAAGACCGAGGGATCGATCCCGGATTTGAGCCAGGAGGAGATGAACGACAGACAGATGCGTGGAGAAACCATTCCCGGTCCGATCACGGTCAACCTGCTGCCCGAAAAGTACATCTCGCCGACCACCACCGACCTCAACGCCACGGTCAAGCTCGGCACGAAGAACGAGATTCCGCTGGAATTGAAGGACTAG